Proteins found in one Bacillales bacterium genomic segment:
- the grpE gene encoding nucleotide exchange factor GrpE: MAENEQKKQQQEEAAEATENATDQAEPEDRKEADPPPADESESGGRPDAEVSTEALMKQIEQLEKEKEELRNKYLRTQADYDNFRRRTREEKAADAKYRSQKLAEKLLPVIDNFDRALNVQAETEDAKSLKQGMEIVHRQLNDVLGQENIQEIEAEGKPFDPQYHQAVMQVEDENHEPNTVVEVMQKGYVLNDRVLRPAMVKVTQ; the protein is encoded by the coding sequence GTGGCAGAGAACGAGCAAAAAAAGCAGCAACAAGAGGAAGCGGCGGAAGCAACAGAAAACGCAACGGATCAAGCTGAACCTGAAGATCGGAAAGAAGCGGATCCGCCGCCTGCCGACGAATCGGAGTCCGGAGGTCGTCCGGATGCGGAGGTGTCAACGGAAGCGTTGATGAAACAAATTGAACAGTTGGAAAAGGAGAAAGAAGAACTTCGCAACAAATACTTGCGCACCCAGGCGGATTACGATAATTTCCGGCGCCGGACACGAGAAGAGAAGGCTGCGGACGCGAAGTACCGCTCGCAAAAGCTGGCGGAAAAACTGCTTCCGGTTATCGATAATTTCGACCGCGCGTTGAATGTGCAAGCCGAGACGGAAGATGCGAAATCGCTGAAGCAAGGCATGGAGATCGTTCACCGTCAATTGAATGATGTATTGGGGCAAGAAAACATTCAGGAAATCGAAGCGGAAGGAAAACCTTTCGACCCGCAGTATCATCAAGCGGTCATGCAAGTGGAAGATGAAAATCACGAACCAAATACTGTTGTTGAAGTGATGCAAAAAGGGTACGTCTTGAACGACCGTGTCCTTCGCCCGGCAATGGTGAAAGTGACGCAGTAA